The following coding sequences lie in one Rutidosis leptorrhynchoides isolate AG116_Rl617_1_P2 chromosome 6, CSIRO_AGI_Rlap_v1, whole genome shotgun sequence genomic window:
- the LOC139855913 gene encoding probable trehalose-phosphate phosphatase F isoform X2 has translation MDLKPKSGSPVLTDPTPIIKSKLRTHSNMLPFSQSGPSYSSSILSAPRKKPGKLDDVRSNGWLDAMHSSSPPRKKIVKDFGVEIASDDSDVVYNSWMLKYPSALNSFDEIIDHAKDKKIVIFLDYDGTLSPIVDDPDRAFMSADMHSAVKGVAECFPTAIISGRSRNKVYELVGLAELYYAGSHGMDIMFPVQDDLTIDHSNYIRSTDKQGKEVNLFQPARDFIPMIDEVFKTLVEVTNDIPGVKLENHKFCTSVHYRNVDEKVLEVRPVIDWDKGRAVEFLLESLGLSNSDDVLPIYIGDDRTDEDAFKVLRERNLGYGILVSSIPKESKAFLSLRDTFEVGEFLKSLVKWKGHLDKKQ, from the exons ATGGATTTGAAGCCAAAAAGCGGCTCTCCTGTTCTCACTGATCCTACTCCTATAATCAAATCAAAATTACGAACCCATTCGAATATGCTACCTTTTTCCCAATCCGGACCTTCATATTCTTCAAGTATTTTATCCGCTCCAAGAAAAAAACCCGGAAAACTAGATGATGTACGTTCAAACGGTTGGCTCGATGCCATGCATTCTTCTTCACCCCCTCGTAAGAAGATAGTTAAAGATTTCGGGGTTGAAATTGCATCTGATGATAGTGATGTAGTTTATAATTCTTGGATG TTAAAGTACCCCTCGGCCCTTAACTCTTTTGATGAAATAATAGACCATGCAAAAGATAAAAAGATAGTCATTTTCTTAGATTACGACGGGACACTCTCACCTATTGTAGATGATCCCGATCGTGCTTTCATGTCTGCAGAT ATGCATTCGGCCGTAAAAGGTGTTGCAGAGTGTTTTCCAACAGCAATAATTAGTGGAAGAAGCCGAAACAAGGTTTATGAGTTAGTAGGATTAGCAGAACTGTATTATGCAGGTAGCCATGGTATGGACATTATGTTTCCTGTTCAGGACGATTTGACTATTGACCATTCGAATTATATTAGATCTACTGACAAGCAG GGAAAGGAAGTAAACTTGTTCCAGCCTGCTAGAGACTTTATACCGATGATTGACGAGGTTTTTAAAACCCTTGTCGAAGTTACTAACGATATTCCAGGTGTAAAATTGGAAAATCACAAATTTTGTACCTCTGTACATTACCGTAATGTAGACGAAAAA GTTTTAGAGGTCCGTCCGGTAATTGATTGGGACAAAGGAAGAGCTGTTGAATTTCTTCTTGAATCACTGG GGCTAAGCAACAGTGATGATGTTCTTCCAATTTATATTGGGGATGACAGAACAGATGAAGATGCATTTAAG GTTTTGAGAGAACGAAATCTTGGATATGGAATTTTGGTATCTTCTATACCGAAAGAAAGCAAAGCCTTTTTATCTCTAAGGGACACTTTCGAG GTTGGTGAGTTTCTTAAGAGCCTGGTGAAATGGAAGGGACATTTGGATAAGAAACAATAA
- the LOC139855913 gene encoding probable trehalose-phosphate phosphatase F isoform X1, whose product MDLKPKSGSPVLTDPTPIIKSKLRTHSNMLPFSQSGPSYSSSILSAPRKKPGKLDDVRSNGWLDAMHSSSPPRKKIVKDFGVEIASDDSDVVYNSWMLKYPSALNSFDEIIDHAKDKKIVIFLDYDGTLSPIVDDPDRAFMSADMHSAVKGVAECFPTAIISGRSRNKVYELVGLAELYYAGSHGMDIMFPVQDDLTIDHSNYIRSTDKQGKEVNLFQPARDFIPMIDEVFKTLVEVTNDIPGVKLENHKFCTSVHYRNVDEKSWLMVAQRVHDVLKDYPRLRLTHGRKVLEVRPVIDWDKGRAVEFLLESLGLSNSDDVLPIYIGDDRTDEDAFKVLRERNLGYGILVSSIPKESKAFLSLRDTFEVGEFLKSLVKWKGHLDKKQ is encoded by the exons ATGGATTTGAAGCCAAAAAGCGGCTCTCCTGTTCTCACTGATCCTACTCCTATAATCAAATCAAAATTACGAACCCATTCGAATATGCTACCTTTTTCCCAATCCGGACCTTCATATTCTTCAAGTATTTTATCCGCTCCAAGAAAAAAACCCGGAAAACTAGATGATGTACGTTCAAACGGTTGGCTCGATGCCATGCATTCTTCTTCACCCCCTCGTAAGAAGATAGTTAAAGATTTCGGGGTTGAAATTGCATCTGATGATAGTGATGTAGTTTATAATTCTTGGATG TTAAAGTACCCCTCGGCCCTTAACTCTTTTGATGAAATAATAGACCATGCAAAAGATAAAAAGATAGTCATTTTCTTAGATTACGACGGGACACTCTCACCTATTGTAGATGATCCCGATCGTGCTTTCATGTCTGCAGAT ATGCATTCGGCCGTAAAAGGTGTTGCAGAGTGTTTTCCAACAGCAATAATTAGTGGAAGAAGCCGAAACAAGGTTTATGAGTTAGTAGGATTAGCAGAACTGTATTATGCAGGTAGCCATGGTATGGACATTATGTTTCCTGTTCAGGACGATTTGACTATTGACCATTCGAATTATATTAGATCTACTGACAAGCAG GGAAAGGAAGTAAACTTGTTCCAGCCTGCTAGAGACTTTATACCGATGATTGACGAGGTTTTTAAAACCCTTGTCGAAGTTACTAACGATATTCCAGGTGTAAAATTGGAAAATCACAAATTTTGTACCTCTGTACATTACCGTAATGTAGACGAAAAA AGTTGGCTTATGGTTGCACAACGTGTGCATGATGTCTTAAAGGATTATCCTCGTCTACGGTTAACTCATGGACGGAAG GTTTTAGAGGTCCGTCCGGTAATTGATTGGGACAAAGGAAGAGCTGTTGAATTTCTTCTTGAATCACTGG GGCTAAGCAACAGTGATGATGTTCTTCCAATTTATATTGGGGATGACAGAACAGATGAAGATGCATTTAAG GTTTTGAGAGAACGAAATCTTGGATATGGAATTTTGGTATCTTCTATACCGAAAGAAAGCAAAGCCTTTTTATCTCTAAGGGACACTTTCGAG GTTGGTGAGTTTCTTAAGAGCCTGGTGAAATGGAAGGGACATTTGGATAAGAAACAATAA